In a single window of the Arachis hypogaea cultivar Tifrunner chromosome 6, arahy.Tifrunner.gnm2.J5K5, whole genome shotgun sequence genome:
- the LOC140173582 gene encoding uncharacterized protein, translating into MAFNKSLFFIVALSSVLLSTHAFNFPAGAPAPSPVPSVNPTSELTKTAGLFGGLGSNLFNLKLEGDAAKFRAQIQHFCTGTENPVLCAKTIAPFVHGFMFDPFKALEAEMKITLNVTLEVHASIVVEVDSPATQDAAKGALHVCKSCYKNMIETIQEALELVQRFDVVDAYYKFSSVLSDRSACDDAFVESKGVTNPISEKSALVYQLGGNCLAIMDGWINNHNNFLF; encoded by the coding sequence ATGGCATTCAATAAGAGCCTTTTCTTTATTGTGGCACTTTCCTCCGTCCTCCTTTCAACTCATGCTTTTAACTTCCCAGCAGGAGCCCCAGCTCCGTCACCGGTACCCTCCGTCAACCCCACCAGCGAGCTTACCAAAACCGCTGGCCTCTTCGGCGGCTTAGGCTCCAACCTCTTCAACCTCAAACTTGAAGGTGATGCAGCAAAATTCAGGGCCCAAATCCAACACTTCTGCACTGGCACCGAGAACCCTGTCCTCTGTGCCAAGACCATTGCACCATTCGTCCATGGCTTCATGTTCGATCCATTCAAGGCCCTTGAAGCCGAGATGAAAATCACCCTCAACGTCACCTTGGAGGTTCATGCTAGCATCGTCGTCGAAGTTGACAGCCCTGCCACCCAAGATGCCGCCAAGGGTGCTCTCCATGTCTGCAAGAGCTGCTACAAGAACATGATTGAAACCATTCAGGAAGCTTTGGAACTCGTTCAGCGCTTTGACGTTGTTGATGCTTACTACAAGTTCAGCTCCGTGTTGTCTGATAGGTCTGCCTGTGATGATGCTTTCGTTGAATCCAAGGGTGTCACCAACCCCATTTCCGAAAAATCTGCTCTTGTTTATCAACTCGGTGGAAACTGCTTGGCCATCATGGACGGCTGGATCAACAACCACAACAACTTCTTGTTCTAA